One Candidatus Methylomirabilis sp. genomic window, GCGACCCCAGGAACCGCTGGTATTCGGCTTCCAGCGCGTCCCAGCGCCGCCGCACCTCGGCGAAGGAGGCGAAGGCGTCGGGGGAGGCCAGGGCCGTCGGCGACGTCCCGTGCCAGCGCTTCAGCCAGACCTCCTCGGCGCCGAGGATGTGGACCACCGTCCCGTGCACCGAGCCGAAGCTGTTCCCGAGGTCCTTCCGATACGCCCCCTCGTCGAGCTGGGCGACGGCATCCAGCATCCGCTTCCGCGCCCAGGTATTGAAGGCGTA contains:
- a CDS encoding DinB family protein, which translates into the protein MALSLEELRMLYAFNTWARKRMLDAVAQLDEGAYRKDLGNSFGSVHGTVVHILGAEEVWLKRWHGTSPTALASPDAFASFAEVRRRWDALEAEYQRFLGSLMEKDVRRVFHYRDLRGNAYSTPLWQAMQHVVNHSTYHRGQVTTLLRQLGAKPVATDLIAFYRQQAGQERPA